A section of the Pseudorasbora parva isolate DD20220531a chromosome 2, ASM2467924v1, whole genome shotgun sequence genome encodes:
- the si:ch211-157c3.4 gene encoding lipopolysaccharide-induced tumor necrosis factor-alpha factor homolog-like, with the protein MSADGTGDPPPYVIPIEGAKGSNVKVYHVHTPFTPQSSTIGDSRIQTKSSTPVQSQSAEAKNKYISYDSYELGRNPGTTTCTHCQQQVLTNVTYKVGTYAWLMCLLIILCGFVLCCCLIPFFVKFFKDVYHTCPKCNKILHIEKKRCC; encoded by the exons ATGAGTGCTGACGGAACTGGGGATCCGCCTCCATATGTCATACCAA TAGAGGGTGCCAAGGGCTCCAATGTCAAGGTCTACCATGTGCACACTCCGTTCACCCCACAGAGCTCCACCATTGGAGATTCTAGAATCCAAACGAAATCATCCACACCTG TTCAGTCCCAGTCAGCTGAAGCCAAAAACAAATACATCAGCTATGATTCATATGAGCTGGGTCGCAATCCAGGAACGACCACCTGCACGCACTGCCAACAGCAAGTCTTAACCAACGTCACCTACAAAGTGGGAACCTACGCCTGGCTGATGTGCTTACTCATCATCCTGTGCGG GTTTGTTTTATGCTGCTGTCTGATTCCATTCTTCGTCAAGTTTTTCAAAGATGTCTATCACACATGCCCGAAATGCAATAAGATCCTGCATATTGAAAAGAAACGATGCTGCTAA